A single Methanolobus sp. ZRKC5 DNA region contains:
- a CDS encoding V4R domain-containing protein, with the protein MVRDLYMFSKIDKEAEVVWFKVTYENTVHSEADITSFFADNELDIRFAYLDSSEDPTKGKYVMFTEVEKGMDIKSIADELGKMDVVLNLDWGFSKNRAVQTVEFPLHLLGERAIIIRAKTFVNILNIINENVPQSEGLLTIIGLKSGAGVVKYLRDMIDVNDSNFLDLLNELLMAAGWGTLDYEMNTVDKKGTLRISDSFIADDYKESDVPTCGYISGFLAGYISESLNTTVQVRETICKSMGSGFCEHQVSPAPKDVKIEHLLRGESY; encoded by the coding sequence ATGGTAAGAGATCTTTACATGTTCTCTAAGATTGATAAAGAAGCAGAAGTAGTCTGGTTCAAAGTCACATACGAGAACACAGTGCATTCTGAAGCGGACATAACATCTTTTTTTGCAGATAATGAACTTGACATCAGATTTGCATATCTTGATAGCTCGGAAGACCCGACCAAAGGCAAGTACGTTATGTTCACTGAAGTTGAAAAGGGCATGGATATCAAAAGTATTGCAGATGAACTTGGAAAAATGGATGTCGTACTTAACCTGGACTGGGGATTTTCAAAGAACAGAGCCGTTCAAACGGTGGAATTCCCCCTGCATCTACTGGGAGAAAGAGCTATTATAATCAGGGCAAAGACCTTTGTGAATATCCTCAATATTATCAATGAAAACGTGCCACAGTCAGAAGGACTACTAACTATAATAGGACTCAAGAGCGGAGCAGGCGTTGTTAAATATCTCAGAGATATGATCGATGTGAACGACAGCAACTTCCTCGACCTGTTAAATGAACTCCTTATGGCCGCAGGATGGGGTACTCTTGACTACGAAATGAATACCGTGGATAAGAAAGGAACTTTAAGGATCAGTGACTCGTTCATTGCTGATGACTACAAAGAAAGTGACGTTCCTACATGCGGATATATCAGCGGTTTTCTTGCCGGGTACATTTCTGAATCATTAAATACAACAGTTCAGGTTCGCGAAACAATATGTAAAAGCATGGGCAGTGGTTTCTGTGAACATCAGGTATCACCTGCCCCAAAAGACGTTAAGATAGAACATTTACTCAGGGGAGAATCGTATTGA
- a CDS encoding DUF432 domain-containing protein encodes MFDTYHPPFTVEVEDTVITVEKQGNNLIYRRMFEGEEETELVLLNNDGDILINPIEPVNLPNKLTSSLLIDFKRPALIRPGDRKKIYLTFPVEIGVFVSDKAGNYEVIDIFTFSRVKFTLYGSHNAGLICRHWESDVFTKMPETNVLHEGYIELEIINDSNHLMEVTKAVFNAYGMKIYYGKKRIVMNASMRIINKLLAETDFSTNPTTSRFKRSMELYTSRKLMISGTKGIMEFGL; translated from the coding sequence ATGTTCGATACATACCATCCACCATTCACTGTGGAAGTTGAAGATACTGTAATTACAGTTGAAAAACAAGGAAACAACCTGATCTATAGACGTATGTTCGAGGGAGAAGAGGAAACAGAACTCGTGTTGCTTAATAATGACGGTGACATCCTCATAAATCCTATTGAACCTGTTAATCTGCCAAACAAACTCACATCGTCCCTGCTTATAGATTTTAAACGTCCCGCCCTGATACGTCCAGGTGACAGGAAAAAAATATACCTGACTTTCCCCGTGGAGATCGGAGTATTCGTTTCAGATAAGGCGGGAAACTATGAAGTTATTGATATTTTTACATTTTCCAGGGTCAAATTCACACTTTATGGAAGCCACAATGCTGGACTCATCTGCCGGCACTGGGAAAGTGATGTATTCACCAAGATGCCGGAAACAAATGTACTTCATGAAGGCTACATAGAACTTGAGATAATCAATGATTCCAACCATCTGATGGAGGTAACAAAAGCCGTATTCAATGCCTATGGAATGAAAATCTACTATGGCAAAAAGAGAATTGTTATGAATGCTTCCATGAGAATCATAAATAAACTCCTGGCTGAAACTGATTTCAGTACAAATCCAACGACCTCAAGATTCAAAAGGTCAATGGAGCTTTATACCTCACGCAAGCTCATGATCAGCGGAACCAAAGGAATTATGGAGTTCGGGCTATGA
- a CDS encoding alpha-amylase, with protein MKAVCVCFEVHLPLPLRWYWPREGYSEAHIEKYFDMEKAFHNFTKLADNVETLNDTLSESIENGGKYTLDVSGVFLEQCKWAPEIIDGFRKLNPEKVSFAASPYYHSVSSMFPDMKEFREQVEMDIKTIKELFGRETKTFVNTELLFERRATKILKELGFNCFISEGSHNIMNGYDPTHVYSNHVPTLLRHINLSEDLEIKFSDMSWPGYPLIADKFASWIANMDGDVITLYIKYDAINTHLKKNNEILKFLKDIPLCLKKHGIKMLLPEEAVDMFKMTELPSLDSKTTARYGMHNLLGNHAQHLFMHELVDIGEQLKTVKDLEKKKELLRIYRYLQQSEIFLEMNSEERRLGYERAVNDLSILSDIERAVLEAGE; from the coding sequence ATGAAAGCCGTATGCGTTTGTTTTGAGGTACATCTGCCCTTGCCCCTTCGCTGGTACTGGCCACGGGAAGGGTATAGTGAAGCCCATATTGAAAAATACTTTGACATGGAAAAGGCATTCCATAATTTCACAAAGCTTGCAGATAATGTGGAAACACTTAACGACACTCTGTCAGAATCCATAGAAAATGGAGGAAAATATACCCTTGACGTGTCCGGTGTTTTCCTTGAACAATGCAAATGGGCACCTGAAATAATTGATGGTTTCAGGAAACTGAACCCGGAAAAAGTATCTTTTGCCGCTTCACCGTATTATCACTCAGTAAGTTCAATGTTCCCTGATATGAAAGAATTCAGGGAACAGGTCGAAATGGACATAAAAACGATAAAGGAGCTTTTTGGCAGGGAAACAAAGACATTCGTGAACACCGAACTTCTTTTTGAACGAAGGGCAACAAAAATCCTCAAAGAGCTGGGATTCAACTGCTTCATATCAGAAGGTTCCCACAACATCATGAACGGCTACGACCCCACACATGTTTACAGCAATCATGTACCCACACTCCTTCGGCACATAAACCTGAGTGAAGATCTGGAAATCAAATTCTCTGATATGTCATGGCCCGGATATCCACTGATAGCCGACAAGTTCGCATCATGGATAGCAAACATGGATGGTGATGTGATAACCCTGTACATAAAATATGATGCCATCAACACTCACCTGAAGAAAAATAATGAAATACTTAAGTTCCTGAAGGATATCCCCTTGTGTCTTAAAAAACATGGGATAAAAATGCTTTTGCCTGAAGAAGCTGTGGATATGTTCAAAATGACCGAGTTGCCATCCCTCGATTCAAAAACAACAGCACGCTATGGCATGCATAACCTTCTGGGAAACCATGCGCAACACCTCTTCATGCATGAGCTTGTAGACATAGGAGAACAGCTCAAAACTGTGAAGGATCTGGAAAAGAAAAAGGAGCTGCTCAGGATATACCGCTATCTTCAACAAAGCGAGATATTCCTGGAGATGAACTCGGAAGAAAGACGCCTTGGGTATGAAAGAGCAGTGAACGATCTATCGATACTTTCGGATATCGAACGTGCAGTACTGGAGGCAGGAGAATGA
- a CDS encoding glycoside hydrolase family 57 protein, which yields MNSICPFFQVHQPYRLRWFWPDSKQGFDRYFDKAVNKEIFHKVAGKCYLPANKTLLELVDETDGYFRASMSVTGTLLEQCQEWGEDVLDSFRYLAETGCVEFLDETCYHSLASLFESKEEFVDEVKEHRDLMSELLGVTPRIFRNTEMLYNNSVAHFAKEMGYHAILTEGIERIMDGRSPDHVYKAKGADISVLLRNYKLSDDIGYRFSSRWWEEYPLTATKWADWVSRKSGETMNIFMDYETFGEHQWKDTGIFDFLKALPGEVRDRGMRFLTPSQTIDAYKPAGEIDVGDFSTISWADVERDTSAWLGNDMQRRCFEEMKLLEKYVKRTEDAELIKIWKHLLTSDHYYYMSTKWLGDGDVHSYFSIHDSPYDAAVNFMAALMDFKSHVFRILTETE from the coding sequence ATGAATTCTATTTGCCCTTTCTTTCAAGTTCACCAACCATACAGGCTCAGATGGTTCTGGCCTGATAGTAAACAGGGTTTTGACAGGTATTTTGATAAAGCTGTGAACAAGGAGATATTCCATAAGGTTGCAGGTAAATGTTATCTTCCTGCAAACAAGACCTTGCTTGAACTTGTGGATGAGACTGACGGTTATTTCAGGGCTAGCATGTCTGTTACAGGCACCCTGCTTGAGCAGTGTCAGGAGTGGGGAGAGGATGTGCTCGATTCTTTCCGATATCTTGCAGAAACTGGTTGCGTGGAATTTTTGGATGAGACATGTTACCATTCTCTTGCTTCACTTTTTGAATCAAAGGAAGAGTTCGTTGATGAGGTGAAAGAACACCGTGACCTCATGTCTGAATTGCTTGGTGTCACCCCACGCATATTCAGGAATACCGAAATGCTGTACAATAACAGTGTGGCCCATTTTGCGAAGGAAATGGGTTACCATGCAATATTAACAGAGGGTATTGAACGTATTATGGATGGCAGGTCTCCTGACCATGTATACAAAGCAAAAGGTGCTGACATATCGGTTCTGCTTCGTAATTATAAATTAAGTGATGATATAGGATATCGTTTTTCATCCAGATGGTGGGAAGAATATCCGCTTACTGCCACTAAATGGGCAGACTGGGTATCCCGGAAAAGCGGGGAAACCATGAACATATTCATGGATTACGAGACATTCGGTGAGCATCAGTGGAAAGATACAGGGATCTTTGATTTTCTCAAGGCACTGCCTGGTGAGGTGAGGGACAGAGGAATGCGTTTCCTTACACCATCGCAGACAATTGATGCCTACAAACCTGCCGGTGAGATAGATGTTGGTGATTTCTCCACCATATCATGGGCAGATGTAGAACGAGACACCAGTGCATGGCTTGGAAATGACATGCAAAGACGCTGTTTCGAAGAAATGAAATTACTTGAGAAATACGTTAAAAGGACAGAGGATGCAGAACTAATTAAAATATGGAAACACCTGCTGACATCAGACCATTATTATTACATGAGTACAAAATGGCTTGGAGACGGGGATGTACATTCATATTTCAGCATACATGACAGTCCATATGATGCAGCGGTTAACTTCATGGCAGCACTGATGGATTTTAAGTCGCATGTGTTCAGAATACTGACAGAAACAGAATAA
- a CDS encoding mechanosensitive ion channel family protein: MSNSTISQHISVPYDPFLQVITVIAILFFAIVIGKGITIYLQRTLKDKMDKEHLNILLKIIYYGIIVISIVGFIFPLLDIDTSGLLVAGGVVGIVIGFASQSIMGNFISGIFLMIERPIKIGDQVNIDNKLGYVEDIKIISTIIRTFDGLYVRLPNETVFTTSITNYVANLARRFEYVVGIRYNDDADEAIEIIKNLIEQEPYALVHPSPSVFVDTLGDNAVNISVRIWAPATEWYDLRTKLLWIIKKTLEENGIEIAFPQRTVWFASDLNTRNIRTNYVENGMGTDINPGMDET, from the coding sequence ATGAGCAACAGCACTATTTCGCAGCACATCTCCGTGCCGTATGATCCTTTCCTGCAGGTTATCACAGTCATAGCCATACTTTTTTTTGCCATTGTGATAGGGAAGGGTATAACAATATACCTGCAAAGGACACTTAAAGACAAGATGGACAAAGAGCACCTCAATATTCTGCTCAAGATCATCTACTACGGAATAATAGTTATTTCAATAGTAGGATTCATTTTTCCTTTACTCGACATTGATACTTCCGGCCTGCTTGTTGCCGGTGGTGTTGTGGGTATAGTCATCGGTTTTGCCAGTCAGAGCATAATGGGTAACTTTATATCCGGCATTTTTTTGATGATCGAACGTCCTATAAAGATAGGAGATCAGGTAAACATCGATAACAAGTTAGGGTATGTTGAAGATATAAAAATAATATCAACTATAATCCGCACATTTGACGGACTCTATGTAAGATTGCCTAATGAGACTGTTTTTACCACCAGCATCACAAACTATGTTGCAAACCTTGCAAGAAGATTCGAATACGTTGTAGGTATCCGCTACAATGACGATGCCGATGAAGCTATAGAGATAATCAAGAATCTCATTGAACAGGAACCTTATGCACTGGTCCACCCTTCCCCGAGCGTATTTGTAGATACCCTTGGAGATAACGCAGTCAACATATCAGTGAGAATATGGGCTCCTGCAACTGAATGGTATGATCTGAGAACAAAACTGCTCTGGATAATTAAAAAGACACTCGAGGAGAATGGAATAGAGATAGCCTTCCCACAGAGAACTGTCTGGTTTGCCAGCGATCTTAATACAAGGAATATCCGCACGAACTACGTGGAAAATGGAATGGGTACCGATATCAACCCGGGAATGGATGAAACATGA
- the corA gene encoding magnesium/cobalt transporter CorA — protein sequence MGKLVNRVSKKIGLAPGSLVHIGEERTEKPKITIIDYDKDTYQEKVVESVEECFPFKDHPTVSWINVDGIHQVDIIEKLGTHFGLHPLVMEDIVHTSQRPRMEDYDSYIYVVLKMLWFADGDTDVKTEQVSIILGQNYVMSFQEVEGDTFKFVRERLRNTKGRIRTMGSDYLAYTILDSIVDNYFIIIERFGEVIEELEEELIENPSPEILQRIHDLKKEMIYLRKSVWPLREVISGLERTESSLFQNSTFAFLRDVYDHTIQVADAIETYRDVLSGILDVYLSSVSNKMNEVMKTLTIIATIFIPLTFVAGMYGMNFTNMPELGWKWGYPAVWTINILIFLAMYMYFRKKNWL from the coding sequence ATGGGAAAGTTGGTAAACAGGGTTTCAAAGAAAATTGGATTGGCACCAGGCTCCTTGGTTCACATTGGTGAAGAAAGAACTGAGAAACCAAAGATAACCATAATAGATTACGACAAGGATACTTATCAGGAAAAAGTAGTTGAAAGTGTAGAGGAATGTTTTCCTTTTAAGGATCATCCAACTGTTTCGTGGATAAACGTTGATGGCATCCATCAGGTGGATATCATTGAAAAGCTGGGCACTCACTTTGGCCTGCATCCACTTGTTATGGAGGATATCGTCCATACAAGCCAGAGACCAAGGATGGAAGATTACGATTCCTACATATATGTCGTCCTTAAAATGCTCTGGTTTGCAGATGGTGATACAGATGTGAAGACCGAGCAGGTAAGCATTATACTTGGTCAGAATTATGTTATGTCCTTCCAGGAGGTCGAGGGCGATACTTTTAAGTTCGTAAGAGAACGACTTCGAAATACCAAAGGCAGAATACGCACCATGGGTTCTGACTACTTGGCCTACACAATTCTTGATTCCATAGTTGACAATTACTTCATAATAATTGAAAGATTTGGAGAAGTAATTGAGGAACTGGAAGAGGAACTGATAGAGAACCCATCCCCTGAAATCCTCCAACGTATTCATGACCTCAAGAAAGAGATGATATACCTTCGCAAGTCCGTATGGCCACTTCGTGAAGTGATCAGCGGTCTTGAAAGAACGGAATCATCCCTGTTTCAGAATTCGACCTTCGCGTTCCTTAGAGATGTTTACGACCACACGATACAGGTGGCAGATGCGATTGAAACATATCGGGATGTACTCTCGGGAATACTGGACGTATACCTTTCAAGTGTAAGCAATAAGATGAATGAAGTAATGAAGACACTTACTATTATAGCAACTATCTTTATACCGCTTACCTTCGTCGCCGGTATGTACGGAATGAATTTTACCAATATGCCTGAGCTTGGATGGAAATGGGGATATCCTGCCGTATGGACCATCAATATATTGATATTCTTAGCTATGTACATGTACTTCCGTAAAAAGAACTGGTTATAA